One Hevea brasiliensis isolate MT/VB/25A 57/8 chromosome 5, ASM3005281v1, whole genome shotgun sequence genomic region harbors:
- the LOC110667728 gene encoding probable inactive receptor kinase At5g58300, whose amino-acid sequence MKILSFLLALTFLLPLFFLSQTNADLYSDKQALLNFAAAVPHSRKLNWKSTTPVCTSWIGITCNANGSHVLAVRLPGVGLYGPIPANTLGKLDRLTTLSLRSNFFSGELPSDLLSLPSLQSVYLQHNNFSGTIPSSLSPQLNSLDLSFNSFTGNIPLTIQNLKTLTSLYLQNNSLTGPIPEINISGLKQLNLSYNHLNGSVPSVLQKFPTSSFEGNNMLCGPPLNQCLAFVPSPSPSPSPSPSPSPTFLLSPPTNSKKPTNGSKKKLNTGSIVAIAIGGSMVPLFLFLMIVIWCLKKKDEDNVAQKGKIVRSEKPKEDFGSGVQDAEKNKLVFFEGSSYNFDLEDLLRASAEVLGKGSYGTTYKAILEEGTTVVVKRLKEVVAGKREFEQQMEAVGRVGQHPNVIPLRAYYYSKDEKLLVYDYVTAGSLFSLLHGSNNFGRTPLDWDSRVKISLGTARGIAHIHSAGGGKFIHGNIRSSNVLLTQDLQLHGCISDFGLTPIMSYPSVPCRCAGYRAPEVIETRKSTQKSDVYSFGVLLLEMLTGKAPVKSAGQDDLVDLPRWVQSVVREEWTAEVFDVELMRYHNIEEEMVQMLQIAMACVARVPDMRPTMDEVIRMIEEIRPTDSVSQPSEEKKGSDTHIPSSIYP is encoded by the exons ATGAAGATACTCTCATTTCTTCTGGCATTAACATTTCTATTACCCCTGTTTTTCCTTTCCCAAACTAATGCTGACCTATATTCCGACAAACAAGCCCTTCTTAACTTTGCTGCTGCGGTTCCTCATAGCAGGAAACTGAATTGGAAATCTACTACCCCAGTATGCACTTCTTGGATTGGCATCACCTGCAATGCAAATGGCTCTCATGTACTTGCTGTCCGTCTCCCTGGTGTAGGACTCTATGGTCCCATTCCAGCCAACACGCTTGGAAAGTTGGATCGCCTTACGACCCTAAGTCTTCGCTCCAACTTCTTTAGTGGAGAACTTCCATCAGATTTGCTATCCCTTCCTTCCCTTCAATCTGTATACCTCCAACATAACAACTTTTCGGGTACTATTCCTTCGTCTCTCTCTCCCCAGCTTAACTCACTTGACCTTTCCTTCAATTCATTCACAGGCAATATTCCTCTCACTATACAAAACTTAAAAACCCTTACTAGTTTGTACCTCCAAAACAACTCCCTTACGGGACCAATACCTGAAATCAATATCTCAGGCCTCAAACAGTTAAACTTGAGCTACAACCACTTGAATGGTTCAGTTCCCTCTGTCCTGCAAAAGTTTCCTACCTCGTCCTTCGAGGGGAATAATATGCTATGTGGACCACCACTAAACCAGTGTTTGGCATTTGTACCCTCcccttctccttctccttctccttccCCGTCTCCTTCCCCCACCTTCTTACTGTCCCCTCCAACCAACTCAAAAAAACCAACGAATGGTTCCAAGAAGAAACTAAATACCGGGTCTATTGTTGCCATTGCAATTGGAGGATCTATGGTGCCACTGTTTTTATTTCTGATGATAGTGATATGGTGTTTGAAGAAAAAAGATGAAGATAACGTTGCTCAAAAAGGAAAAATTGTGAGGAGTGAGAAACCTAAGGAAGATTTTGGGAGTGGAGTGCAAGATGCCGAGAAGAACAAGTTAGTATTTTTTGAAGGCAGTTCTTACAATTTTGATCTCGAGGATTTATTAAGAGCTTCAGCTGAAGTATTAGGGAAAGGAAGTTATGGGACAACCTATAAGGCCATCTTGGAGGAGGGAACAACAGTAGTTGTGAAGAGGTTAAAAGAAGTGGTGGCAGGGAAAAGGGAGTTTGAGCAGCAAATGGAAGCTGTGGGAAGAGTTGGTCAGCACCCAAATGTCATTCCTCTTCGTGCTTATTACTACTCCAAGGATGAGAAACTTCTGGTTTATGACTATGTAACAGCTGGAAGCCTTTTCTCCTTATTGCATG GAAGCAATAATTTTGGACGAACTCCTCTAGACTGGGATTCCAGAGTAAAGATTTCCCTTGGAACTGCAAGAGGCATTGCCCACATCCATTCTGCTGGTGGGGGCAAATTCATTCATGGCAACATTAGGTCCTCCAATGTACTCCTCACTCAGGATCTCCAATTACATGGCTGCATTTCAGATTTTGGCTTAACTCCTATAATGAGTTACCCTTCGGTCCCATGTAGATGTGCAGGCTACCGAGCTCCTGAGGTGATTGAAACTCGAAAATCTACTCAAAAATCCGATGTCTACAGTTTTGGGGTTCTCCTCCTTGAGATGCTAACGGGCAAAGCTCCAGTCAAATCAGCAGGGCAAGAtgatttagttgatcttccaaGGTGGGTTCAGTCTGTTGTTCGAGAGGAATGGACGGCTGAGGTGTTTGATGTGGAGCTTATGAGATACCATAATATTGAGGAAGAGATGGTGCAGATGCTACAAATAGCTATGGCCTGCGTAGCAAGAGTGCCAGACATGAGACCAACCATGGATGAAGTGATTAGGATGATTGAAGAAATAAGGCCAACTGATTCTGTGAGCCAACCAtcagaagagaagaagggatcaGATACACATATTCCATCATCAATTTATCCATGA